In Lactococcus paracarnosus, a genomic segment contains:
- a CDS encoding FtsX-like permease family protein, with product MKWEERYNMMSQAWLHCKYSWKIWLFSLPVFITASFVMTSCLTNFFNFSSSSLINADISSNTQLFFLPILFASIMIPIVLKNTVKELLNRLRKENNLQIILGVTPEYLAVLTGVELAIASTVGTICGAILSTPFAQVFYNFLVRTQGTQEFPPMTIHFSFQAFIITLCLITLVTFYSGYIRSRRHFYKIQKNIETITTKKNDRFYVLKVIVIVLLNLVIVTYFLSRSPESMGMTNFGMLSTLLIFIEIIAVALLINVCGKTSLRVFSNVFHKLSNRCNLSLLNLATYTVNEHDDIFKRIYIPVAMINIFVSGFSSLLIDLPDGGDAGTRTANMVVFLSAPILMTLANTICMMLLLQEKETGEIKQLFILGLKPLDIFIKKELEIMIYSITTLVVSLMSNFVVSFMFVRITRLFNKNMVWLNIWLPSLLLSIAIFVLMSIVAMIKVSKTKWDILAFNSDIDDE from the coding sequence ATGAAATGGGAGGAGAGATATAATATGATGTCACAAGCATGGCTACATTGTAAATATTCATGGAAAATATGGCTTTTTTCGCTGCCTGTTTTTATTACTGCTTCATTTGTGATGACTAGTTGCCTAACTAATTTTTTTAATTTTAGTAGTAGCAGTTTGATAAATGCTGATATATCAAGCAATACCCAACTTTTTTTTCTGCCCATATTATTTGCTAGTATCATGATACCAATCGTCTTAAAAAATACGGTTAAGGAACTATTAAACAGGTTAAGAAAAGAAAATAACTTACAAATTATCTTAGGTGTAACGCCAGAGTACCTTGCTGTTCTGACTGGAGTAGAATTAGCGATTGCAAGTACAGTAGGAACAATCTGTGGTGCGATACTATCAACTCCCTTTGCTCAAGTCTTTTATAATTTTCTAGTCAGGACGCAAGGCACTCAGGAGTTTCCGCCTATGACGATTCACTTCTCGTTTCAAGCTTTCATTATCACACTATGCTTAATTACACTAGTCACGTTTTACAGTGGTTATATACGGTCAAGACGTCACTTTTATAAAATTCAAAAAAATATCGAAACGATAACGACAAAAAAGAACGATAGATTTTATGTTTTAAAAGTAATCGTGATCGTGCTTTTAAATCTAGTCATAGTTACCTATTTTTTGTCACGCTCACCTGAAAGCATGGGCATGACTAATTTTGGTATGTTAAGTACCTTATTAATTTTTATAGAAATCATTGCAGTCGCATTATTAATTAATGTTTGTGGTAAAACAAGTTTACGCGTGTTTTCTAACGTATTTCATAAGCTATCAAATAGATGCAACCTCTCTTTGTTAAACTTAGCAACTTATACCGTTAATGAGCATGATGATATTTTTAAAAGGATTTACATACCAGTCGCAATGATCAATATATTCGTTTCTGGTTTTTCTTCATTACTGATTGATTTACCTGATGGTGGAGATGCAGGTACTCGAACAGCAAACATGGTTGTTTTTCTAAGTGCACCGATCCTGATGACATTAGCAAATACCATCTGTATGATGCTGTTGCTACAAGAAAAAGAAACAGGTGAAATCAAGCAATTATTTATTTTAGGATTGAAACCTTTAGATATCTTTATAAAAAAAGAATTAGAGATCATGATTTATTCAATCACAACATTAGTCGTGTCTTTAATGAGTAATTTTGTAGTCAGTTTCATGTTTGTTAGGATAACGCGATTATTTAATAAAAATATGGTTTGGCTCAACATCTGGCTTCCCTCCCTATTACTTTCAATCGCTATTTTTGTATTGATGTCAATCGTAGCCATGATAAAAGTAAGCAAGACTAAATGGGACATTTTAGCATTTAATAGCGATATAGATGACGAGTAG
- a CDS encoding ferrous iron transport protein A — translation MITLNTCQLKQTYFVSQIHGDLDTKKHLQNLGFVKNARVALMNRDKSNGVILIHNSRIALDNTILANIDLSKEMIGNEHFAKLSTIKPGQTALVLGITTDNLSDASDHAVKRRLLDMGVTRGTRIYVRKVAPFGDPMELHVRGYELTLRKSEAEKVEVSVLEND, via the coding sequence ATGATCACATTAAATACTTGTCAATTAAAACAAACTTATTTTGTTTCTCAAATACATGGCGATCTCGATACGAAAAAACATTTGCAGAACTTAGGCTTTGTGAAGAATGCACGAGTAGCTTTGATGAATCGGGATAAAAGTAATGGAGTCATTCTGATTCATAATTCACGTATTGCCTTAGACAACACGATCTTAGCTAATATCGATTTATCAAAAGAGATGATTGGGAATGAACATTTTGCTAAGTTATCGACCATAAAACCTGGTCAAACTGCTCTAGTTTTAGGCATAACAACAGATAATTTGTCAGATGCATCAGATCATGCAGTGAAACGTCGTCTCCTAGATATGGGGGTTACGCGTGGTACGCGTATCTATGTCAGAAAAGTAGCGCCATTTGGTGATCCGATGGAGTTACATGTGAGAGGGTATGAGCTCACCTTGCGTAAAAGTGAAGCAGAAAAAGTAGAAGTGAGTGTACTAGAGAATGACTGA
- the feoB gene encoding ferrous iron transport protein B, which translates to MTDNKRFALVGNPNSGKTSTFNILTGSTQYVGNWPGVTVERKSGKYTKDKSIAIQDLPGIYSLSPFTPEEKVTRDYLLSDDYDVVINIVDATNIERNLYLTTQLIEIGKPVVLALNMTDLLVRNNIFIDTEKLSYALGVPVINISALKNKGFDALIAASKKAITPDVVLSYDERFEATIAEVSGATTIENRFTLIKLFENDAEMIELAKLTPAQAAEVSEIVTIAEKIFLDDRQSIVVNERYQYLTTMVAMVESKTQGVRLNISDKIDSFVTSRIFGLPFFLFVMWAVYYISIQTVGIGGTNWVNDVLFGELVPNFAQKALDFLHIAPIGQGLILDGIVAGVGSVLGFIPQIFVLFICLGILEDSGYMSRVAFVMDRIFRRFGLSGKSFIPMLIATGCGIPGVMASRTIENERDRRITIMVTTFMPCSAKLPVIALVAGALFPNNSLIAPSAYFVGILTIIISGIMLKKTKMLGGSVTPFIMELPNYHLPKWSNVLKYAFDKGLSFIKRAGTIILATTILLWFLQTFDFHLHIVETDKSILADIGRAIMPVFEPLGWTSWQATVSTFTGLLAKETLVSTMGVLYHAKPGAALETAMQSNFTQLSAYTLLLFNLLCAPCFAAIGAIYREMGNAKWTVIAVGFQCGVAYMFSFIVFQLGSVFATGQVGIGAVLAVIALAIGCYFLFRKQTYVGASLKESVNV; encoded by the coding sequence ATGACTGACAACAAACGATTTGCCTTGGTCGGCAATCCCAATTCTGGTAAGACCTCGACCTTTAATATTTTGACTGGTTCAACGCAATATGTCGGTAACTGGCCTGGGGTAACAGTAGAGCGTAAGTCGGGTAAGTATACGAAGGATAAGTCGATTGCCATTCAAGATTTACCCGGTATTTACTCCCTATCCCCTTTCACGCCTGAAGAAAAAGTCACACGTGATTACCTCTTATCTGATGATTATGATGTTGTGATTAATATCGTAGATGCGACCAATATCGAGCGCAATCTCTATCTGACAACTCAGTTGATTGAAATCGGTAAACCTGTTGTATTGGCCTTAAATATGACCGATTTACTAGTTAGAAATAACATTTTTATCGATACCGAAAAACTATCTTATGCCCTAGGTGTGCCCGTTATTAATATTTCAGCCCTTAAAAATAAGGGGTTTGATGCCTTAATTGCGGCCAGTAAGAAAGCCATCACACCTGATGTCGTGCTGAGTTATGATGAACGATTTGAAGCGACGATAGCTGAAGTTTCAGGGGCTACGACGATAGAGAATCGCTTTACGCTCATTAAATTATTTGAAAATGATGCTGAAATGATTGAACTGGCTAAGTTAACACCAGCACAAGCGGCAGAAGTAAGTGAAATCGTAACCATCGCAGAGAAAATCTTCTTGGATGATCGCCAAAGTATTGTTGTTAACGAACGTTACCAATATCTAACAACCATGGTTGCCATGGTTGAGAGCAAGACACAAGGTGTCCGGCTCAATATTTCAGATAAGATAGACAGTTTTGTTACCTCACGTATCTTTGGCTTACCTTTCTTTCTCTTTGTCATGTGGGCTGTCTACTATATCAGTATTCAGACAGTCGGCATCGGGGGAACGAACTGGGTTAATGATGTTTTGTTTGGTGAACTTGTACCTAACTTTGCACAGAAGGCACTTGATTTTCTACATATCGCACCGATCGGTCAAGGCTTAATTCTGGATGGGATTGTCGCTGGTGTCGGGTCGGTACTCGGCTTTATTCCACAGATTTTTGTCCTCTTTATTTGTTTGGGGATTTTAGAAGACTCAGGTTATATGAGTCGGGTTGCCTTTGTCATGGACCGTATTTTCCGTCGGTTCGGCCTATCAGGTAAATCATTTATCCCAATGCTGATCGCGACAGGCTGTGGTATTCCCGGCGTGATGGCATCACGCACGATCGAAAATGAACGCGACCGTCGGATTACGATCATGGTGACGACTTTCATGCCCTGTTCTGCTAAACTACCCGTTATCGCCTTGGTGGCAGGCGCACTATTTCCCAATAATTCACTGATTGCGCCAAGTGCCTATTTCGTCGGTATCCTGACGATTATCATCAGTGGGATCATGTTGAAAAAAACGAAGATGTTAGGCGGTTCGGTCACACCATTTATCATGGAATTACCAAACTATCATCTACCAAAATGGTCAAATGTCCTCAAATATGCCTTTGATAAAGGCTTGAGTTTCATCAAACGCGCAGGAACAATCATTTTAGCAACAACGATTCTCTTATGGTTCCTACAGACCTTTGATTTCCATCTACATATTGTCGAAACAGATAAATCGATCCTAGCAGACATCGGCCGTGCCATCATGCCAGTATTTGAGCCACTCGGCTGGACATCTTGGCAAGCGACGGTATCGACCTTTACTGGTTTATTGGCTAAAGAAACTCTGGTGTCGACGATGGGAGTGCTCTACCATGCCAAACCAGGTGCTGCACTAGAAACAGCGATGCAAAGTAACTTTACTCAGCTGTCAGCTTATACGCTACTCCTGTTTAACCTCCTTTGTGCCCCATGTTTTGCGGCAATTGGTGCCATCTATCGTGAGATGGGCAATGCCAAGTGGACTGTTATCGCTGTTGGTTTCCAATGCGGCGTTGCTTATATGTTTAGTTTTATCGTCTTCCAACTAGGCAGTGTGTTTGCGACTGGACAAGTCGGTATTGGTGCGGTCCTTGCTGTTATAGCGCTTGCTATCGGCTGTTACTTCCTCTTTAGGAAGCAAACCTATGTCGGTGCCTCTCTTAAAGAAAGTGTGAACGTATGA
- a CDS encoding ABC transporter ATP-binding protein, whose amino-acid sequence MKNRIISVNHISKEIVLGNSKNKIKLIDDISFEINKGEFLSIVGPSGSGKSTLLNIISGLSTPTTGTVSLESQDIYKLSSTKLAKLRRERIGFIFQQYNLLSALPVFENMTLQLRLSHKKIDKDQIDQLLERINFEPKSTSRIDSLSGGEKQKVAIARVLATDCDIIFADEPTGALDSVSRERVFSMLRELTQVGKTVIMVTHDIEMASRTDRAVIIRDGKIQNSLSNPTETLILHEMGGEI is encoded by the coding sequence ATGAAAAATCGTATTATCAGTGTTAACCATATAAGCAAAGAAATCGTATTAGGCAACTCTAAAAATAAAATAAAGTTAATAGATGACATTTCTTTTGAGATAAACAAAGGGGAATTTTTAAGTATAGTAGGGCCATCTGGTTCTGGTAAAAGTACATTGCTAAATATTATTTCTGGCTTATCAACCCCGACAACAGGGACTGTCAGTTTAGAAAGTCAAGATATATATAAGCTAAGTTCGACAAAACTAGCCAAATTAAGAAGAGAGAGAATTGGCTTTATTTTTCAACAATACAATTTACTTTCTGCTCTACCAGTATTTGAAAATATGACGTTGCAATTAAGATTGAGCCACAAAAAAATTGATAAGGATCAAATTGATCAATTACTTGAGCGTATTAACTTTGAACCAAAATCAACATCAAGGATTGATTCTCTTTCCGGAGGTGAAAAACAGAAAGTTGCAATAGCTAGAGTACTCGCAACTGATTGCGACATCATTTTTGCAGATGAGCCAACAGGTGCATTAGACTCCGTTTCAAGAGAAAGAGTCTTCAGTATGTTAAGAGAATTAACACAAGTTGGCAAAACAGTTATCATGGTCACGCATGATATTGAGATGGCATCAAGAACGGATCGTGCAGTGATTATACGTGATGGTAAAATACAAAATAGTCTATCAAATCCTACTGAAACGTTGATCCTTCATGAAATGGGAGGAGAGATATAA
- the mnmG gene encoding tRNA uridine-5-carboxymethylaminomethyl(34) synthesis enzyme MnmG has product MQIQENFDVIVVGAGHAGSEAALASARMGSKTLLVTINLNMVAFMPCNPSVGGSAKGIVVREIDALGGEMGRNIDKTYIQMKMLNTGKGPAVRALRAQADKDLYAREMKKTIEETENLTLRQAVVDEILVEDDKITGIRTSTGTIYSAKSVVITTGTALRGEIIIGELKYSSGPNNSLASIGLADNLRDLGFEIGRFKTGTPPRVKSSTIDYSKTEIQPGDDKPNHFSFLSKDADYLTDQIPCWLTYTKNATHAIIHDNLHRAPMFSGMVKGVGPRYCPSIEDKIVRFADKPRHQLFLEPEGRDTEEVYVQGLSTSMPEDVQFDILKSIPGLENAEMMRPGYAIEYDVVLPHQLRPTLETKLISGLFTAGQTNGTSGYEEAAGQGLIAGMNAALKAQDKPEFILKRSDAYIGVMIDDLVTKGTIEPYRLLTSRAEYRLILRHDNADMRLTPLGREVGLVDDHRWQVFDIKKYQYENEMLRLKKNKLKPIAETNAKIEALGFKPLTDALTAAEFMRRQEITYAIANDFIGQSAEVLDSKIIELIETEIKYEGYIKKAQDQVAKMHRLEAKRIPKNIDWDALDSIATEARQKFKKINPETIGQASRISGVNPADISILMIYLEGR; this is encoded by the coding sequence AAGCAGCGCTTGCTTCCGCGCGTATGGGCAGTAAGACCTTACTGGTCACGATTAATTTAAATATGGTGGCCTTTATGCCATGTAATCCATCAGTTGGTGGGTCTGCTAAGGGGATTGTCGTTCGTGAAATCGATGCCCTTGGTGGTGAGATGGGTCGTAATATCGATAAGACCTATATCCAGATGAAAATGCTCAACACGGGTAAGGGGCCAGCTGTTCGTGCCCTTCGTGCACAAGCAGACAAAGATTTATATGCGCGTGAGATGAAAAAAACGATCGAGGAAACTGAGAACCTGACTTTACGTCAGGCTGTTGTCGATGAAATTTTGGTTGAAGACGATAAAATCACAGGGATTAGAACATCGACTGGTACGATCTATTCGGCAAAATCAGTCGTCATCACAACAGGAACAGCCCTTCGTGGTGAGATTATCATCGGCGAATTGAAGTATTCATCAGGGCCCAATAATTCATTAGCGTCTATTGGTCTGGCAGATAATCTCCGTGATTTAGGCTTTGAAATTGGTCGTTTTAAAACAGGTACACCTCCACGTGTTAAGTCGAGTACCATCGACTACAGCAAGACTGAGATACAACCTGGTGATGACAAGCCAAATCATTTTAGCTTTCTATCTAAAGATGCAGACTACTTGACGGATCAAATCCCGTGTTGGTTGACTTATACCAAGAATGCCACGCATGCCATCATTCACGATAATCTCCACCGTGCACCGATGTTCTCAGGTATGGTAAAAGGTGTGGGCCCACGTTATTGTCCTTCTATAGAAGATAAAATCGTGCGTTTCGCTGACAAACCGCGTCACCAATTATTCTTAGAACCTGAAGGTCGGGATACAGAAGAAGTCTATGTGCAAGGCTTATCAACTTCTATGCCAGAAGATGTGCAGTTCGACATTTTAAAATCAATTCCAGGTTTGGAAAATGCAGAGATGATGCGTCCAGGCTATGCCATCGAATATGATGTTGTCTTACCGCATCAACTCCGTCCGACGCTTGAAACAAAACTGATTTCAGGCTTATTTACAGCAGGACAAACCAATGGGACGTCAGGCTATGAAGAAGCAGCAGGTCAAGGCTTGATTGCAGGGATGAATGCAGCCCTCAAAGCACAAGACAAGCCTGAGTTTATCCTCAAACGCTCAGATGCTTACATCGGTGTTATGATCGATGACTTGGTTACTAAAGGAACGATTGAACCTTACCGGTTATTAACCAGCCGTGCAGAATATCGGTTGATCTTGCGTCACGATAATGCTGACATGAGGTTAACACCACTTGGTCGTGAAGTTGGCCTAGTCGATGATCATCGCTGGCAAGTATTTGATATTAAAAAATATCAATATGAAAATGAGATGCTCCGCCTTAAGAAAAATAAACTTAAGCCGATTGCTGAAACAAATGCTAAGATTGAGGCATTAGGCTTTAAACCACTTACGGATGCCTTGACTGCAGCTGAGTTTATGCGTCGTCAAGAAATCACGTATGCCATCGCGAATGACTTTATTGGGCAATCAGCAGAAGTTCTTGACTCAAAAATTATCGAGTTGATCGAAACTGAAATTAAGTACGAAGGTTACATCAAAAAAGCACAGGATCAAGTGGCGAAAATGCACCGATTAGAAGCGAAACGCATTCCTAAAAATATCGATTGGGATGCCTTGGACAGTATTGCGACAGAGGCACGTCAAAAATTCAAGAAGATTAATCCAGAAACGATTGGTCAAGCCAGTCGTATCTCAGGGGTCAATCCAGCTGACATCAGTATTCTGATGATTTACTTGGAGGGCAGATAA
- a CDS encoding OsmC family protein codes for MKLVLGENGVELVHPAGNWHLKQTIGYSPVEALVASVAACSIYVYKKILENSGIDFELVDATVSYERDADKKAQPVSEITINFEMKVAAADQKKVSRALRLIAPNCPVIQTLDSSVVVEETVSFVD; via the coding sequence ATGAAGTTGGTATTAGGAGAAAACGGTGTTGAATTAGTACACCCAGCAGGTAACTGGCACTTAAAGCAAACGATTGGCTATTCTCCAGTAGAAGCTTTGGTGGCATCAGTCGCAGCATGTAGTATCTATGTCTACAAAAAGATTTTAGAGAATTCAGGGATTGACTTTGAGTTGGTAGATGCGACGGTAAGCTATGAACGAGATGCTGATAAAAAAGCACAACCTGTCAGTGAGATTACGATCAACTTTGAGATGAAAGTAGCAGCAGCAGATCAGAAGAAAGTTAGCCGGGCACTACGCCTCATCGCACCCAACTGTCCCGTCATCCAAACCCTAGATTCATCTGTAGTGGTTGAGGAGACCGTTAGCTTTGTCGATTAA
- a CDS encoding Rgg/GadR/MutR family transcriptional regulator, with amino-acid sequence MTERQDNVCKEMALGTYYKKTREARGYSIAEIETDYLHSSQLSRFEKGKSMFSAECLLLAIQRLNMTPTEFFALMPNYEPSRLHVLVQELSNHVIENDITKMKQMLKPKAKKKIDRLFNVILKAAIVASSEEALLTNQDRQLVYDYLTSIQQWTLFEMDVFSNCLDVLDIKTAYYLGLEMLESDELSKLLYDHGYIVKRTLANLYVHLIRHDYYTFANTIKSELSKLFNTWDMEGKIIIYIFDTFASYKRRKSAKLFETIQQDIQSLKRFGATALAESIEMLMEKER; translated from the coding sequence ATGACTGAACGGCAAGACAATGTGTGCAAGGAAATGGCACTTGGTACTTACTACAAGAAAACACGTGAAGCACGTGGGTATTCTATTGCTGAAATAGAGACGGATTATCTTCATAGTTCTCAACTGTCACGGTTTGAAAAGGGAAAGAGTATGTTTTCAGCAGAGTGTTTATTGTTGGCAATTCAGAGACTGAACATGACACCAACTGAATTTTTTGCCTTGATGCCAAACTATGAACCGAGTAGGTTACATGTATTAGTGCAAGAGTTGAGCAACCATGTCATTGAAAACGATATAACCAAGATGAAGCAAATGCTAAAACCAAAAGCCAAAAAAAAGATAGATAGGCTCTTTAATGTCATCCTGAAGGCTGCCATAGTTGCTTCGTCAGAAGAAGCCTTACTCACGAATCAAGATCGTCAACTCGTTTATGATTATCTGACAAGTATTCAACAATGGACCCTTTTTGAAATGGACGTCTTTTCAAATTGTTTAGATGTACTAGATATAAAGACTGCCTACTACCTGGGGTTAGAGATGCTGGAGAGTGACGAATTATCCAAGTTATTATACGATCATGGCTATATTGTCAAAAGGACCTTAGCCAATTTATATGTGCACTTGATAAGACATGATTACTATACATTCGCTAATACCATTAAAAGTGAGTTATCCAAGCTATTTAATACGTGGGATATGGAAGGGAAGATCATCATTTATATATTTGACACATTTGCTAGTTATAAACGTCGAAAAAGCGCTAAACTTTTCGAGACGATACAGCAAGATATTCAGAGTTTAAAGCGATTTGGTGCCACAGCTTTGGCTGAAAGCATCGAAATGCTTATGGAAAAGGAAAGATGA
- the rplT gene encoding 50S ribosomal protein L20 translates to MARVKGGVVSRKRRKRVLKLAKGYYGAKHTLFRTAKEQVMNSYNYAFRDRRQKKRDFRKLWIARINAAARINGLSYSKMMHGLKLAEIEVNRKILADLAVTDAAAFAALAEASKKALSK, encoded by the coding sequence ATGGCTCGTGTTAAAGGTGGCGTTGTAAGCCGCAAACGTCGTAAACGTGTACTGAAACTTGCGAAAGGTTATTACGGAGCAAAACATACTTTGTTCCGTACTGCCAAAGAACAAGTAATGAATTCATATAACTATGCATTCCGTGACCGTCGTCAAAAGAAACGTGACTTCCGTAAATTATGGATTGCACGTATCAATGCAGCAGCGCGTATCAATGGTTTGTCATATTCTAAAATGATGCACGGTTTGAAATTAGCTGAGATCGAAGTTAACCGTAAGATTTTAGCTGATCTTGCTGTTACTGATGCAGCAGCTTTCGCAGCATTAGCTGAAGCTTCTAAAAAAGCATTAAGCAAATAA
- the infC gene encoding translation initiation factor IF-3: MNQAIRANEVRLISADGDQLGITLTRDALSQAMDLDMDLVLISAQATPPVAKIMDFTKFKFEQKKKLKEQKKNQTVVTVKEVRLSPVIDQNDFDTKLRQASKFLEKGNKVKVSIRFKGRMITHKEVGQKVLDDFVIATQDIAHVEQRAKMDGRQMFMQLAPGEKKK; the protein is encoded by the coding sequence ATGAATCAGGCGATTCGTGCAAACGAAGTCCGTCTCATCTCTGCAGATGGCGATCAACTCGGTATTACACTGACACGTGATGCGCTTAGTCAAGCCATGGATTTAGATATGGACTTGGTGTTGATTTCAGCACAAGCAACACCGCCTGTTGCCAAAATCATGGATTTTACAAAATTCAAATTTGAGCAAAAGAAAAAACTGAAAGAACAAAAGAAAAATCAGACTGTTGTGACAGTCAAAGAAGTTCGCTTGTCTCCAGTTATTGACCAAAATGACTTTGATACAAAATTGCGTCAAGCAAGTAAATTCCTTGAAAAAGGAAACAAAGTTAAAGTATCTATCCGCTTTAAAGGTCGGATGATTACCCATAAAGAAGTTGGTCAAAAAGTCTTGGATGATTTCGTTATCGCAACCCAGGACATCGCCCACGTTGAACAACGTGCTAAGATGGATGGCCGCCAAATGTTTATGCAATTGGCACCAGGCGAAAAGAAAAAATAA
- a CDS encoding ABC transporter ATP-binding protein: protein MIVLKGLCKCFGKKIVYENVNLTFEAGSSYALVGVSGSGKTTLLNAIARLEKPTSGEILVASKPIWQMKEKQYFKDYLGYVFQSYALIDDKNVAQNLKIIEKDSAKQIIALEQVGLDETYLTSRVYELSGGQAQRVAIARMLLKKFKLILADEPTGALDDDTGEQVGELLLSLVTADTTLIVATHDLALANQMDHIIYMKDLVN from the coding sequence ATGATCGTATTAAAAGGCTTGTGTAAATGTTTTGGCAAAAAAATAGTCTATGAAAATGTGAACTTGACGTTTGAAGCAGGTAGCTCATATGCACTAGTAGGTGTGTCAGGTAGTGGTAAGACAACGCTCTTAAATGCGATAGCTCGTCTCGAAAAACCTACAAGTGGTGAGATTTTAGTTGCGTCAAAACCTATTTGGCAGATGAAAGAAAAGCAATATTTCAAAGACTATTTGGGCTATGTCTTTCAAAGTTATGCTCTGATAGATGATAAAAATGTTGCGCAAAATTTGAAAATAATCGAAAAAGATAGCGCCAAGCAGATAATAGCGTTGGAACAAGTTGGCTTAGATGAAACTTACTTAACGTCACGGGTTTATGAATTATCAGGAGGCCAAGCTCAGCGAGTTGCGATAGCCCGAATGCTATTAAAAAAGTTTAAACTTATTTTGGCTGATGAACCCACCGGGGCTTTAGATGATGATACTGGAGAGCAGGTAGGCGAATTATTGTTATCACTGGTCACAGCAGATACGACTTTGATTGTTGCGACACATGATTTGGCACTTGCAAATCAGATGGACCATATTATCTATATGAAGGACTTGGTGAACTAA
- the rpmI gene encoding 50S ribosomal protein L35 has product MPKQKSHRASAKRFKRTGSGGLKRFKAYTSHRFHGKTKKQRRHLRKAGMVSTGDYKRIRKMVYSLK; this is encoded by the coding sequence ATGCCAAAACAAAAATCACACCGCGCTTCAGCAAAACGTTTTAAACGTACTGGTTCTGGAGGACTTAAACGTTTTAAAGCCTATACAAGCCACCGTTTCCACGGGAAAACTAAGAAACAACGTCGTCATCTTCGTAAAGCTGGTATGGTATCAACTGGTGACTACAAACGTATCCGTAAAATGGTTTACTCTCTTAAATAA
- a CDS encoding FeoB-associated Cys-rich membrane protein — MNLQTWLIFGLAIAIAGYAFYKYIKSRGACDDCNCACPVKREMK, encoded by the coding sequence ATGAATCTCCAAACTTGGCTGATATTTGGTCTTGCAATCGCCATTGCAGGCTATGCCTTTTATAAGTATATCAAGTCTCGTGGTGCCTGTGACGATTGTAATTGTGCCTGTCCAGTGAAAAGAGAAATGAAGTAA
- a CDS encoding helix-turn-helix transcriptional regulator, with product MDYTRDVQKALDYIEKNLNSKIDTKELAQIVGMSVYHFHRVFKKEIKVGIYKYIQKRRMSQAALLLLNSDLSIITISLISGFSSQEAFTRVFKRYYKMPPHQYKLQFKHFFRRQELMNDQEIKHWMITGENFDKYEVSMDYEMFHSDKKSVKIQGPNEKDASSFATVMQQINSKNYRNKRVKLSAYLKTEDVVGWAGIWFRIDGKNFHQLKFDNMEDRPIVGTNPWNYYSSVLDVPDEAERLVFGCLLQGPGILWADDFSINVVGNDVKTTDFNSELIFPDEPNNLSFTD from the coding sequence GTGGATTATACAAGAGATGTTCAAAAAGCACTGGATTACATTGAAAAAAACTTAAATAGTAAAATAGATACTAAGGAATTAGCTCAGATAGTCGGCATGTCTGTCTACCATTTCCATCGTGTGTTTAAGAAAGAAATAAAAGTGGGGATCTATAAATATATTCAAAAGCGGCGTATGTCACAAGCTGCTTTACTATTATTAAATAGTGACTTATCAATAATAACTATTTCATTAATTAGTGGTTTTTCTTCACAAGAGGCTTTTACGAGAGTATTTAAACGATACTACAAAATGCCACCACATCAATATAAATTGCAATTTAAACATTTTTTTAGGAGACAAGAACTTATGAATGATCAAGAAATTAAACATTGGATGATTACAGGGGAAAATTTTGATAAGTATGAAGTGAGTATGGATTATGAGATGTTTCACAGCGATAAAAAATCAGTAAAAATACAAGGTCCAAATGAAAAAGATGCCAGCAGTTTTGCAACAGTTATGCAACAAATCAATAGTAAAAATTATAGAAATAAACGTGTTAAACTAAGTGCCTACTTAAAAACTGAGGATGTAGTAGGATGGGCAGGCATTTGGTTTCGGATAGACGGTAAAAATTTTCATCAGCTAAAATTTGATAACATGGAGGATAGGCCAATTGTTGGCACAAATCCATGGAATTACTATTCCTCAGTATTAGATGTTCCTGATGAAGCTGAAAGACTAGTCTTTGGATGTTTACTACAAGGACCTGGTATTTTATGGGCAGATGATTTTAGTATAAATGTCGTTGGAAATGATGTTAAAACTACAGACTTCAATAGTGAACTAATTTTCCCTGATGAACCTAATAATCTGTCATTTACTGATTAA